Proteins encoded within one genomic window of Brevinema andersonii:
- a CDS encoding sodium ion-translocating decarboxylase subunit beta, whose amino-acid sequence MELLKKLFLMTGISLISFQSVIMIVISLILLYLAIYKKYEPYLLLPIAFGMMLSNLPFFPGEGLMDPGGLLYQLYGGIKLGIYPPLIFLGIGTVTDFGPLIAYPKSLLLGAAAQLGIFVAFWGAIFLGLTGFEAASIGIIGGADGPTAIYLTSKLAPHLLGPIAVAAYSYMALVPIIQPPVMKLLTTKKERQIKMHQLRTVSKQEKILFPIVVTIIVILLVPSSAPLVGMLMLGNLLKESEVVPSLVDNIKSALLYVITIFIGLTVGATARADTFLNVVTLKILTIGLLAFVFGTIGGVLLGKVMCFLSKGKINPLIGAAGVSAVPMAARVVQKVGAEEDPSNFLLMHAMGPNVAGVIGSAVAAGTLLSLFTK is encoded by the coding sequence TTGGAATTATTAAAAAAACTTTTCCTCATGACAGGAATATCATTAATTTCTTTTCAATCCGTTATTATGATTGTGATTTCTTTGATACTTTTATACTTAGCAATTTATAAGAAATATGAACCATATTTATTGTTACCGATAGCCTTTGGGATGATGTTAAGTAATTTGCCTTTTTTTCCTGGAGAAGGGCTGATGGATCCAGGAGGGTTATTATATCAGTTATATGGAGGGATTAAATTAGGAATTTATCCTCCTCTTATTTTTTTGGGGATTGGGACAGTTACGGATTTCGGTCCTTTAATTGCATATCCTAAAAGTTTGCTATTAGGAGCTGCTGCTCAGTTAGGTATTTTTGTTGCTTTTTGGGGTGCGATTTTTTTAGGATTAACGGGATTTGAAGCTGCTTCTATTGGTATTATTGGAGGTGCAGATGGTCCTACAGCTATCTATCTAACGTCAAAATTAGCTCCTCATCTTTTAGGACCCATTGCTGTTGCTGCTTATTCTTACATGGCTCTTGTGCCTATTATTCAGCCTCCTGTGATGAAATTGTTAACTACTAAAAAAGAACGTCAAATAAAGATGCACCAATTAAGAACAGTGTCTAAGCAAGAGAAAATTTTATTTCCAATAGTTGTTACTATTATTGTTATATTATTAGTGCCTTCATCTGCACCACTAGTAGGTATGTTAATGTTAGGAAATTTACTAAAAGAAAGTGAAGTTGTTCCTAGTTTAGTAGACAATATAAAATCTGCGTTATTATATGTTATTACAATATTTATTGGTCTTACTGTAGGAGCTACTGCACGTGCTGATACGTTTCTTAATGTAGTGACTCTCAAAATTTTAACAATTGGGTTATTGGCGTTTGTATTTGGAACAATTGGTGGTGTTTTGTTGGGAAAAGTTATGTGTTTCCTCAGTAAAGGAAAAATTAATCCTTTGATAGGAGCAGCTGGCGTAAGCGCTGTACCTATGGCAGCACGTGTAGTTCAAAAGGTGGGAGCTGAAGAAGATCCATCAAATTTCCTATTAATGCATGCTATGGGTCCTAATGTAGCAGGTGTTATTGGTTCAGCAGTAGCAGCCGGTACATTGTTGAGTTTATTTACAAAGTAG